GCCGGATTCCGTTGGATGATTCACTGGAACCCGACAGGCCGATCCGGCCGGTTTCCGTGTCCGAAACCAGTCGTCCCCTCGGGTCGACCCCTGGTTCACTGGGTGCGGACACCCGCCCCTGGACCGCTTGGCGGCTCTCGCGGGTCGCAGCGGGCGCGGTGAAGGAAGCCCCTGTCCGTCGATCGCGGTGTTCGACGGACAGGGGCTCCGTCACGTCCGCCCCACGACGCGACCGGCCGCCCCCGGGCCCGCCCCCTGCCCGCGGCCTCGCCGCACTGGCCGACCCGACCCGACGCGCCGCCGCCTGCTGGACCTGCCCGCCGCCGACGGCGAGGCCAGCGCGACGGCCCGCCGGATGGCCGCGCCGGCCATCGACCGGGACCGGCGGCTGGCGCGCGTCACCCGCGTGGCCGAGGCGGCGGAACGCGACGACCGCCGGGGCACGATACCGGCGTAGCGGCGCGCCGTCCGGGGAGCGTCAGGCCGGTTGCGGGACGAAGGGCAGCAGCTCGTCGGCCCCGGGCTGGACGATGCCGTAGGTGCTCTCCGGGACCTCGTGCCAGGCACCCGGCAGGTCTCCGAGCGGCTCGGAGACGACGAGCCGCGTCTCCTCGGACACGTCCCGCAGGAAGGCCTTGTCGGGGTGGAGGCGGCGCAGCGAATCCACCCGGCTGCTGTAGAACAGCGACCGGGACGCACCGCTGCTGGAGTAGCGGAAGGCCCACACCCGTACGCCGTCGGTGACGGCGACGGTCATCTGCATCGGGAACTCCACGCCGTGCTCGCGGCCGACCCGTTCCACCACGCCCACCATCCGCGCCACGGCGGCCGGCGGGTCGTCGTCGAGTCCGTAGGTGAGCGCCAGGTAGAACATGACCTCGGAGTCCGTGGTCCCCCCGATGTCGGGGAACAGCACCGGGTCGACGAGCAGGCACAGTTCGCGGCGCATCTCGTGGAATCCGGCGATGGCGCCGTTGTGCATCCACATCCAGCGGCCGTGCCGGAAGGGGTGGCAGTTCGACTGCTGCACCGCGGTGCCCGTCGACGCCCGGATGTGGGCGAAGAACAGTCCGGAGCGGACGTGGTCGGCGATCTCGTGCAGGTTGCGGTTGTTCCAGGCCGGGCCGACGTCGCACATGATCGCGGGCGTCGGGGTCTCCCGGCCGTCCTCGGTGTACCAGCCGACGCCGAAACCGTCGCCGTTCGTGGTCTCCACGCCCATCCTGGAGTGCAGGCTCTGATCGATGAGCGAGTGCTGAGGCTTGTACAGCACGGTGTCGAGCAGCAACGGGGTTCCCGAGTACGCGAGCCACCTGCACATGGGCGATCACCTGTGTTCCGCACGTTCCACGTCCCCCGCGGCCCCCGGCCCTCACATTCTCGCGTCCCGGGCGGGTGATCGCCACGCGGGGCGGGCGATCACCCGCGGGCCCGCGGCCGTCAGTCCCCGGCCGCCTCCTCGGCGGCCCGGACCCGGGCGGCGAACTCCTCCTCGGGCACGCGCTCCAGGGTCCCGCCGTGCCGTCGTGCCACTTCGTCGCCCGGCCCCGGCCCGGCCTCCTCCAGGTCCACGACGAGCAGCGCGGCCCCCTCGTCGATGCGGCTGCTCAGCATGATCAGGCCGGCGCCGCCCTCCAGCAGTTCCCGGTTCTCCACGGCGCCGCCCAGGGCCGCTCCGGCCGCCGACCCGAAGAGCACGCCGAGGGGGCCGCCCAGCAGGCCGATCAGGCCGCCGACGAGCCCGCCGCCCGCCGCCCGCTTACCGGCGCCCCGGACGTGGCTCTCCGGTACGTCGAGCAGCCCCTCGGCGGAGCGTTCCAGGATCGCCGCCTGCCGCAGACCCGGCAGGTCCAGGGCCTCCCGGTAGGCGGCGCGGGCGGGCCCGGGCCCGGTGAAGGTGATCAGCAGCACCTGGTGGCTGTCCGCCATGTCGACCGTCCTCGTTCGCTCCGCTTCGGCCGCGCACGCCACACCCGCGCCCGCGCGCCCCACCCCCACAGTGGAACCGCAGCCGCCCGGGCGCGCAAACCCGGGCGCCCGTGAATTCCGGGACTGTTCACCCGGGCGTGGCCCGCACCTCCCCCGACCGGGCGGCCGGGCCGGTCGAATGGATCCGACCAAGAGGTCTGGACCACTCCAGTCGCGCCAATCCCCTGTCCGATTCCCTCCGTTGACCCGTCCGCGTGCAAGTGGTCTATACCTTTGGCATTAGGGTGGGTCATCTGAAACGGGCGCATACACAGCCCAGGGGGGCTTTATGACCTTTCATCACCTTCCCCAACCTCCGACCGACGAAGAGCTCTACTGGTACTTCGGCCCGCAGCGCCGCTGGGTCCTGGTCAGCAGTTCGCTCGCCTTCGTGTTCACCGCGGCGA
Above is a window of Streptomyces subrutilus DNA encoding:
- a CDS encoding class II glutamine amidotransferase — its product is MCRWLAYSGTPLLLDTVLYKPQHSLIDQSLHSRMGVETTNGDGFGVGWYTEDGRETPTPAIMCDVGPAWNNRNLHEIADHVRSGLFFAHIRASTGTAVQQSNCHPFRHGRWMWMHNGAIAGFHEMRRELCLLVDPVLFPDIGGTTDSEVMFYLALTYGLDDDPPAAVARMVGVVERVGREHGVEFPMQMTVAVTDGVRVWAFRYSSSGASRSLFYSSRVDSLRRLHPDKAFLRDVSEETRLVVSEPLGDLPGAWHEVPESTYGIVQPGADELLPFVPQPA
- a CDS encoding histidine kinase, translating into MADSHQVLLITFTGPGPARAAYREALDLPGLRQAAILERSAEGLLDVPESHVRGAGKRAAGGGLVGGLIGLLGGPLGVLFGSAAGAALGGAVENRELLEGGAGLIMLSSRIDEGAALLVVDLEEAGPGPGDEVARRHGGTLERVPEEEFAARVRAAEEAAGD